In one Thermosipho ferrireducens genomic region, the following are encoded:
- the sufU gene encoding Fe-S cluster assembly sulfur transfer protein SufU, which produces MYSELVMDYAKLTKYKGKLNNATFIQEGKNLSCGDEITLYVKIESDKVKEIKFEGIGCAISQASANLMIETVSGKNLSEVKEIIKNAVAMARGEEFSEEVLETVAQLADIKNYPMRIKCFLLAWKTLEMALNEK; this is translated from the coding sequence ATGTATTCAGAACTTGTTATGGATTATGCAAAATTAACGAAATATAAGGGAAAGTTAAATAATGCAACTTTTATACAAGAAGGGAAGAACTTATCGTGTGGTGATGAAATAACGTTGTATGTGAAGATAGAAAGTGATAAAGTTAAAGAAATAAAGTTTGAAGGTATCGGTTGTGCAATTAGTCAGGCATCTGCAAATCTTATGATAGAAACTGTGAGTGGGAAGAATTTATCTGAAGTGAAGGAAATAATTAAAAATGCCGTGGCAATGGCAAGAGGAGAGGAATTTTCTGAAGAAGTGTTGGAAACAGTGGCACAACTGGCAGATATAAAAAATTATCCAATGAGAATTAAGTGTTTTCTTCTTGCGTGGAAAACATTGGAAATGGCTTTAAATGAAAAATAA
- a CDS encoding Glu/Leu/Phe/Val family dehydrogenase: MEISKLGNLQTPGPLYEMAQKQFLKAAELMDLDPRIGNFLLWPQRSLVVHFPVVMDDGRVEIFEGYRVQHNTARGPAKGGIRYHPETNLDEVSSLAFWMTWKCAVVNLPYGGGKGGVRVDPSKLSERELEKLSRRFFSEIHMMVGPAKDIPAPDVNTNAKIMAWYMDTYSMNVGYTTLGVVTGKPLDIGGSEGRPEATGRGVAITSAEACKVKGIDISKATVAIQGFGNVGSFSAKILNEEYGAKIVAVSDVSGGIYNENGLDIDELIKYRDENGGVIKGYPKGTPITNEELLTLDVDILIPAALENAIDDKIAKEVKAKIIIEGANGPTTREAEEILNSKDILIVPDILANAGGVTVSYFEWVQDLQSHFWEIEDIRKKLTKIMIKSFGEVYATKQKYNTDMRTAAYIVAIQRVAEAVKKRGYYPM, encoded by the coding sequence ATGGAGATTAGCAAACTCGGAAATTTACAAACCCCCGGTCCTCTTTATGAAATGGCACAGAAACAGTTCCTAAAGGCAGCAGAACTCATGGACTTAGATCCAAGAATTGGAAATTTTTTGCTCTGGCCTCAAAGATCTCTGGTTGTCCATTTTCCAGTTGTCATGGACGATGGTAGAGTAGAAATATTTGAAGGATATAGAGTGCAGCATAACACTGCTCGCGGGCCTGCTAAGGGCGGCATAAGATACCATCCGGAAACAAACCTCGACGAAGTTTCTTCACTTGCTTTCTGGATGACGTGGAAGTGTGCTGTTGTTAACCTTCCATATGGCGGCGGTAAAGGTGGAGTGAGAGTCGATCCATCAAAACTTTCCGAAAGAGAACTTGAAAAATTAAGCAGAAGGTTTTTCTCTGAAATCCACATGATGGTAGGTCCAGCTAAAGATATACCAGCCCCTGATGTGAATACAAACGCAAAAATCATGGCATGGTACATGGATACATACAGCATGAATGTGGGATACACAACACTCGGTGTAGTTACCGGTAAGCCTCTTGACATAGGAGGTTCTGAAGGTAGACCGGAAGCTACTGGTAGGGGCGTTGCAATAACATCAGCAGAAGCCTGTAAAGTAAAAGGTATCGACATTTCAAAAGCTACTGTTGCAATACAGGGATTTGGAAACGTTGGATCATTCAGTGCAAAGATTTTAAACGAAGAATATGGTGCAAAAATAGTTGCAGTCAGTGATGTAAGTGGCGGTATTTACAACGAAAACGGCTTAGATATTGATGAGCTTATTAAGTATAGAGATGAAAATGGGGGAGTTATAAAAGGTTATCCAAAAGGAACTCCTATAACAAACGAAGAACTTCTTACACTCGACGTAGATATCTTAATTCCAGCAGCTCTTGAAAATGCAATAGATGATAAAATTGCAAAAGAAGTCAAAGCAAAAATAATAATTGAAGGTGCAAATGGACCTACAACAAGGGAAGCAGAAGAAATTCTCAATTCAAAAGACATTTTAATCGTTCCTGATATCCTTGCAAACGCTGGTGGTGTTACAGTATCTTACTTTGAATGGGTCCAGGATTTACAAAGCCATTTCTGGGAAATTGAAGATATCAGAAAGAAATTAACAAAGATTATGATTAAATCATTTGGAGAAGTTTACGCAACTAAACAAAAATACAATACAGACATGAGAACAGCTGCTTACATAGTTGCGATACAGAGAGTAGCAGAAGCTGTTAAGAAAAGAGGATATTACCCAATGTAA
- a CDS encoding formate--tetrahydrofolate ligase: MKSDIEIAHEAKLKKISEIADSLNIPEKYVEPYGKYIAKIDHKILDTLKNKNDGKLILVTAITPTPAGEGKTTTSIGLSMALNKLGKNSIVTLREPSLGPVFGIKGGAAGGGYSQVLPMENINLHFTGDIHAVTAAHNLLSAVIDAHIKFGNELKIDPTKVYWKRAIDMNDRALRNIVIALGGSANGHPREEGFIITAASEIMAILCLAKDLKDLKKKISNIVVAQTYDKKLVKVKDLNVQGAMAALLKDAINPNLVQTIENTPAFIHGGPFANIAHGTNSIIATKIALKLSDYVVTEAGFAADLGAEKFLDFVSPIAGFNVNAVVLVATIKALKYHGGVKKDELSKENVEAMLKGMGNLFVHYENLKKYNVPVIVALNVFDTDTEKELNQFSKYCKVPHAFVRAFEKGSKGAEELAKLIIENAKENCATPLINSNMSIKEKIEILAKEIYRAGNVIYTDKAKAKLKFLEKHGYSNLPVIVAKTQASISDDPKKLNAPSDYAFTIRDFELSAGAGFVVALAGDIMRMPGLSRIPNAVNIDIDDDGNIVGLS, encoded by the coding sequence GTGAAAAGTGATATAGAAATAGCTCACGAAGCCAAATTGAAAAAAATTTCTGAAATCGCTGATTCTTTAAACATTCCAGAAAAATACGTAGAACCATATGGTAAATACATCGCAAAAATTGACCACAAAATACTTGATACGTTAAAAAATAAAAATGATGGAAAATTAATATTGGTGACAGCTATTACACCAACACCCGCTGGAGAAGGAAAAACCACTACAAGCATAGGTCTTTCCATGGCACTTAATAAATTAGGAAAAAACTCCATAGTTACTTTAAGAGAACCTTCGCTTGGCCCTGTATTTGGTATAAAAGGAGGGGCAGCTGGTGGAGGTTATTCTCAAGTTCTTCCAATGGAAAACATCAACCTCCATTTCACAGGAGACATCCATGCTGTAACCGCCGCTCATAATCTTCTCTCAGCAGTAATTGACGCTCATATAAAATTTGGCAATGAACTAAAAATAGATCCCACAAAAGTTTATTGGAAACGAGCTATTGATATGAATGATCGCGCGCTTAGAAATATTGTTATAGCGTTAGGTGGAAGTGCAAACGGACATCCTCGAGAAGAGGGTTTTATAATAACAGCTGCCTCTGAAATAATGGCAATACTATGTCTTGCAAAAGATTTAAAAGATCTGAAGAAGAAGATTTCAAATATTGTAGTTGCACAAACATACGATAAAAAGTTAGTAAAAGTCAAAGATTTAAACGTTCAAGGTGCAATGGCAGCTCTTTTAAAAGATGCCATAAATCCAAATCTTGTTCAAACAATAGAAAATACTCCTGCATTTATTCACGGCGGTCCTTTTGCCAACATAGCTCATGGAACAAATAGCATTATTGCAACAAAGATAGCGTTGAAATTATCCGATTATGTAGTTACTGAAGCCGGTTTTGCTGCCGATCTTGGAGCTGAAAAATTCCTCGATTTTGTCTCACCGATTGCAGGATTTAACGTGAATGCCGTGGTTTTGGTGGCCACAATTAAAGCTCTCAAATATCACGGTGGAGTAAAAAAAGACGAACTCTCAAAAGAAAATGTAGAAGCTATGTTAAAAGGGATGGGAAACCTTTTTGTACATTATGAGAACTTAAAAAAATACAATGTACCTGTAATAGTTGCTTTAAATGTTTTTGATACAGACACTGAAAAAGAATTAAATCAATTTTCAAAATATTGCAAAGTTCCACACGCATTCGTTCGAGCATTTGAAAAAGGAAGTAAAGGCGCAGAAGAACTCGCAAAACTCATAATAGAAAATGCGAAAGAAAACTGTGCCACACCTCTCATAAATTCGAACATGTCCATAAAAGAAAAAATTGAAATATTAGCTAAAGAAATTTATAGGGCAGGTAACGTTATTTATACTGATAAAGCCAAAGCCAAATTAAAGTTTTTAGAAAAACACGGATATTCAAATCTGCCTGTAATTGTTGCAAAAACCCAGGCAAGCATTTCTGATGATCCAAAAAAACTTAATGCACCATCTGATTATGCTTTCACAATACGTGATTTTGAACTTTCAGCAGGAGCGGGATTCGTAGTAGCTCTTGCTGGAGATATTATGAGAATGCCCGGTCTTTCCAGAATACCAAACGCCGTGAATATAGATATTGATGATGACGGAAATATTGTTGGGCTTTCATAA
- a CDS encoding HAMP domain-containing sensor histidine kinase: protein MSLSTKITLVTTLVVTIVMSIVLTGIYLLVKQTAINTQIKDISSIPHIFNNIMNKGNMSGMMQGMMWMGPRRDFYVSKNGKVVLDPYGIGPITEKGLKKIDNRYYIFLSFPSKVIIGRDITPTINFVERIKILFVFMVILSSGIVTVLTFFITRSSTKHLRSFVKQIESLDGRDLGFRLLKPNTHDEVDELIEKFNKLMERLEKYYKLQEEFVSNVSHELKTPIANLIGYTEMLKRWGSKNKEVLEESINSICETAYTMKHLVENMLFISSNVTLELTPIELKKLVSQIVAEKEKQYGKKILLSGEGTIVANEKGLERIISILLDNAIQHGSPPFEVQLYKNSIVVIDHGKGISKEEQSKIFERFYKSRSSKGHGLGLFIVKTLCEQMNLKIHLESYNGFTKFEITGGESGEK from the coding sequence GTGAGTCTGTCAACAAAAATTACTCTGGTGACCACTTTAGTGGTAACAATAGTCATGTCAATAGTTTTAACTGGTATATACCTTTTAGTAAAGCAGACAGCAATAAATACTCAAATAAAAGATATTTCATCAATTCCCCATATTTTTAACAACATAATGAACAAAGGAAACATGTCTGGAATGATGCAGGGAATGATGTGGATGGGGCCTCGTCGAGATTTTTATGTGTCTAAAAATGGAAAAGTAGTTCTTGATCCTTATGGGATAGGACCAATAACAGAAAAAGGGCTCAAAAAGATCGACAATAGATACTACATATTTCTTTCCTTTCCCTCAAAAGTAATAATCGGCCGGGATATAACCCCTACAATTAATTTTGTAGAGCGCATAAAAATTTTGTTTGTATTTATGGTAATACTCTCCTCCGGGATTGTAACCGTCCTTACTTTTTTTATAACACGTTCCTCTACCAAGCATCTCCGAAGTTTTGTAAAACAAATAGAATCTTTAGACGGAAGAGATCTTGGATTTAGATTATTGAAACCGAATACCCACGATGAAGTAGACGAATTAATAGAAAAATTTAACAAACTTATGGAAAGATTAGAAAAGTATTACAAACTTCAGGAGGAATTTGTTTCAAACGTGTCACATGAATTAAAAACACCAATAGCTAATTTAATAGGATACACTGAAATGTTGAAAAGATGGGGAAGTAAAAATAAAGAAGTACTTGAAGAATCAATAAATTCTATTTGTGAAACAGCTTACACTATGAAACATTTAGTTGAAAATATGCTGTTTATCTCAAGTAACGTTACTCTTGAACTGACACCAATAGAACTTAAAAAATTAGTCTCACAAATAGTAGCAGAAAAGGAAAAACAATATGGCAAAAAAATATTACTTTCAGGCGAAGGAACAATTGTAGCCAATGAAAAAGGATTAGAAAGAATCATCTCAATTTTACTTGATAATGCTATACAACATGGTTCTCCTCCATTTGAAGTACAATTATATAAAAACAGTATCGTTGTTATTGACCATGGAAAAGGAATAAGTAAAGAGGAACAATCAAAAATTTTTGAAAGATTTTACAAATCACGCTCATCAAAAGGTCATGGTTTGGGGTTATTCATTGTTAAAACATTATGCGAACAAATGAATTTAAAAATTCATTTAGAGAGCTACAATGGATTTACAAAATTTGAAATAACAGGAGGGGAGTCTGGTGAAAAGTGA
- a CDS encoding Hsp33 family molecular chaperone HslO, which produces MTRLHYGTAYNANVRFSVINSTELVKETIRKHNLSLLPAIALGRAITGVSLVLPWLSINETWTLLIEGKGVLKKIASQVRASGRVRGYVIPKNLELPPEHKFNSLKEVIGKGTLKVIRDLGLKNPYISSVPLKTGEIAEDLAYYFTISEQIPTAISLGLSFDESGNITNSGGLIIQILNGSIDDKIVTEIEKRFTKINPITKALYENSPIEVLKYVFENNLEEVLTTEVSFSCDCTQSKAINSLKVLPEKELNFLIQKGEAEVICKWCNTKYTFKKDELRKILNEKQEEKL; this is translated from the coding sequence ATGACCAGGTTACATTACGGCACAGCTTATAATGCTAATGTAAGATTCTCCGTTATAAATAGCACCGAGCTGGTTAAAGAAACCATAAGAAAACATAATCTTTCTTTGTTACCTGCTATTGCTCTTGGAAGAGCAATAACAGGAGTTTCACTTGTTCTTCCATGGCTCTCAATTAACGAAACATGGACGCTTCTCATAGAAGGAAAAGGGGTTTTAAAAAAAATCGCCTCTCAGGTAAGAGCTTCCGGACGAGTAAGAGGTTACGTTATACCGAAAAATTTGGAATTACCTCCAGAGCACAAATTTAATAGTCTTAAAGAAGTTATAGGTAAAGGGACTTTAAAAGTTATAAGAGATTTAGGTCTTAAAAATCCTTACATATCTTCAGTTCCACTTAAAACAGGAGAAATTGCAGAAGATTTAGCCTATTATTTTACAATTTCTGAACAAATCCCAACAGCTATCTCATTAGGACTATCATTTGACGAAAGTGGAAATATCACAAACTCAGGAGGGTTGATAATTCAAATTTTAAACGGTTCCATTGATGATAAAATTGTAACAGAAATAGAAAAAAGATTTACAAAAATAAATCCTATTACAAAAGCCCTTTATGAAAATTCACCAATAGAAGTGTTAAAATATGTATTTGAAAATAATTTAGAAGAAGTACTTACCACAGAAGTTTCTTTTTCATGTGACTGCACACAAAGCAAAGCTATCAATTCATTGAAAGTGTTACCAGAAAAAGAATTAAATTTTCTAATTCAAAAAGGAGAAGCAGAGGTAATCTGTAAATGGTGTAATACAAAATACACTTTTAAAAAAGATGAGTTAAGAAAAATATTAAATGAAAAGCAGGAGGAAAAGTTGTGA
- a CDS encoding phosphoenolpyruvate carboxykinase (ATP), with protein MSTKESFYKNEISRKNPLFSRMRVTVETAFYRNNVETVSTPKEAYKLALKSPGTIVTDWEVYKPEFLGLDRGTKVLLFNDGAITGRYAAGRRIIGTPGIDDEKYAEIVREAVYRSRYKKMYHGISFTGLSREFMVKNHILIPEGHENLLYNWLLNFQFPSPEYEKMYLDSEKFEDGDIYIFTDPDWTHPDYPFGLAIFDPDHNCAAILGMRYFGEFKKGTLTLGWATANRNNFVSCHGGLKRFECKDKIYVTAFFGLSGSGKSTLTHAKHGGKYRISVLHDDAFIISLDNLSSIALEPSYFDKTSDYPSDSMDNKYLLTVQNCGVTKDEKGRIIPVMEDIRNGNGRAIKSKLWSQNRMDKIDEPINSIFWLMRDPVLPPVVKIDDVILASTMGAALTTKRTTAEKLDSGVDPNALVFEPYANPFRTYPLVDDYMKFKRLFEKGVECYILNTGYFLEKKIPKEVTISIVEKIMENKLTWKSWIKDLRYGVIDGFEPPESSEYKHLLKESILRRLKFIVLKKTENGGRDKLPEETENVLQILMESI; from the coding sequence ATGTCAACAAAAGAAAGTTTTTATAAAAACGAAATTTCCAGAAAAAATCCTCTTTTTTCAAGGATGAGAGTTACTGTTGAAACGGCATTTTACAGAAACAACGTAGAAACAGTATCCACACCAAAGGAAGCTTATAAACTGGCATTAAAGTCTCCTGGGACAATAGTGACTGATTGGGAGGTTTACAAGCCAGAATTTTTAGGGCTTGATAGGGGGACTAAAGTGCTTCTTTTCAACGATGGTGCGATTACAGGAAGATATGCAGCAGGTAGAAGAATTATAGGCACGCCGGGAATTGATGATGAAAAATATGCTGAAATAGTTCGTGAGGCGGTTTACAGGTCTCGTTATAAAAAAATGTACCACGGTATATCATTTACAGGGTTATCAAGAGAGTTTATGGTAAAAAACCATATTTTAATACCCGAGGGTCATGAAAATTTGTTATACAATTGGTTATTAAATTTCCAGTTTCCATCACCGGAATATGAAAAGATGTATCTTGACTCTGAAAAATTTGAGGATGGAGATATATATATATTTACGGATCCTGATTGGACACATCCAGATTATCCATTTGGTCTGGCTATATTTGATCCTGATCATAATTGCGCTGCTATTCTTGGAATGCGTTATTTTGGAGAGTTTAAAAAGGGTACTTTAACACTTGGATGGGCAACAGCGAATAGGAATAATTTTGTCTCTTGCCATGGTGGTCTTAAAAGATTTGAATGCAAAGATAAAATATATGTTACCGCATTTTTTGGTCTTTCAGGCTCAGGGAAGTCTACGCTAACCCATGCAAAGCATGGTGGTAAATACAGAATAAGTGTGCTACATGACGATGCTTTTATAATTTCCCTGGATAATCTTTCTTCGATAGCTCTTGAACCATCTTATTTTGATAAAACGTCTGATTATCCAAGCGATTCGATGGATAATAAATACCTGTTAACTGTGCAAAATTGCGGTGTTACTAAGGATGAAAAAGGTAGAATAATTCCAGTTATGGAAGATATTCGTAATGGTAATGGTAGAGCTATTAAATCAAAGTTATGGTCACAAAATAGAATGGACAAAATTGACGAACCTATAAATTCAATATTCTGGCTTATGAGAGATCCGGTCTTACCACCTGTGGTTAAGATAGATGATGTTATACTTGCTTCTACTATGGGTGCTGCTCTTACTACAAAAAGAACTACTGCAGAAAAACTTGATTCTGGTGTCGATCCAAACGCTCTTGTATTTGAACCATATGCGAATCCTTTTAGAACATACCCTCTTGTTGACGATTATATGAAGTTTAAGAGACTGTTTGAAAAAGGCGTGGAGTGTTACATATTGAATACAGGATATTTTCTTGAAAAGAAAATACCGAAAGAGGTTACAATATCAATAGTTGAAAAGATAATGGAGAATAAGTTAACCTGGAAAAGCTGGATAAAAGATTTAAGATATGGTGTGATAGATGGATTTGAACCGCCAGAAAGTTCTGAATACAAACATTTACTTAAAGAATCTATACTTCGAAGGTTAAAATTTATAGTGTTGAAAAAGACAGAAAATGGTGGAAGAGATAAACTTCCAGAAGAAACAGAAAATGTCTTGCAGATTCTTATGGAAAGTATTTAA
- a CDS encoding protease complex subunit PrcB family protein, protein MKKMLILFFIMVVVKFFGGFIYIHPVETKLPDQIFTTTNTKFFSIAYVELYNDGREKAYILKGAFSATSMGMKKNSINIFVKEKETVYTYTVLLERKGERYYIPEHLLIAPSNSRIFIENFELKFNKQRENFDEMKIPKLRVKEKGIYTFVLYKGQFLVKDSFSVQEDVFLHISAGERKTGGYSIEIVEMKISNYIITVKGNFVIPDKNAMVTQAFSYPGVTLKLGKLSPGIYKIIVDIKGLGKFTKQISVK, encoded by the coding sequence ATGAAAAAAATGCTGATTTTGTTCTTTATTATGGTGGTGGTAAAGTTTTTTGGCGGGTTTATATATATCCATCCTGTAGAAACAAAGTTACCTGATCAGATATTTACAACAACTAATACAAAGTTTTTTTCCATAGCATATGTAGAGCTTTATAATGATGGAAGGGAAAAAGCGTATATTTTAAAAGGAGCTTTTTCAGCGACATCTATGGGGATGAAGAAAAACAGTATAAATATTTTTGTAAAAGAAAAAGAAACAGTTTATACTTATACGGTTTTGCTTGAAAGAAAAGGAGAACGCTACTATATCCCTGAACATTTATTGATAGCTCCTTCAAATTCCCGTATATTCATAGAAAATTTTGAGTTGAAGTTCAACAAACAGCGAGAAAATTTTGATGAGATGAAAATTCCTAAGCTTCGTGTGAAAGAAAAGGGAATTTATACTTTTGTTCTTTATAAGGGGCAATTTTTGGTAAAAGATAGCTTTAGCGTGCAGGAAGATGTGTTCTTACATATTTCTGCAGGAGAAAGGAAAACTGGTGGATATTCAATAGAAATCGTTGAAATGAAAATAAGTAATTATATTATAACTGTCAAAGGGAATTTTGTAATCCCAGATAAAAATGCCATGGTTACTCAGGCTTTTAGCTATCCTGGTGTTACCTTGAAGTTGGGGAAACTGTCTCCTGGGATTTATAAAATAATAGTCGACATAAAAGGTCTTGGAAAGTTTACAAAACAAATAAGTGTCAAGTGA
- a CDS encoding pseudouridine-5'-phosphate glycosidase, which translates to MRIREEIINALKNNLPVVAFESTVIAHGLPYPKNLEIFRNLENIAREMGCIPATIGIFRGEIVVGLTEKEIVEFIEDSPVKVGTREIPYVCALKKSAATTVSATAKIASLSGIKVFATGGIGGVHKGEWDVSQDLLELSKTNIIVVSTGCKSILDVKKTLEFLETFQVIVVGYKTEYFPIFYNGISSYKIDRVDSVEHIRNIYNIKNEISINGSILVANPIPEEYVISEDEMKKYLSIVEKEMDAKNISGKDVTPYTLKRLVELSKGKTLEANITLLENNAKLACDIAKSLVKL; encoded by the coding sequence TTGAGAATAAGGGAAGAAATAATAAATGCTTTAAAAAATAATCTTCCAGTAGTTGCGTTTGAAAGTACAGTTATAGCCCATGGGTTACCATATCCGAAAAATCTGGAAATATTTAGGAATCTGGAAAATATTGCAAGAGAAATGGGATGTATTCCTGCAACGATAGGAATTTTCCGTGGAGAAATTGTGGTAGGTTTGACTGAGAAAGAGATAGTAGAATTTATAGAAGATTCCCCTGTTAAAGTTGGAACGCGTGAGATACCATATGTGTGTGCTTTGAAAAAAAGCGCTGCAACAACGGTTAGTGCTACTGCAAAAATAGCGTCTCTTTCAGGGATAAAGGTTTTTGCAACAGGTGGTATAGGTGGTGTTCATAAAGGAGAATGGGATGTATCACAGGATTTATTGGAATTATCTAAAACTAACATAATAGTTGTTTCTACAGGTTGCAAGTCTATACTGGATGTGAAAAAAACTTTGGAGTTTTTGGAGACGTTTCAGGTGATTGTAGTGGGTTATAAAACGGAGTATTTCCCTATTTTTTATAATGGAATTTCTTCGTATAAAATCGATCGAGTAGATTCTGTAGAGCATATAAGAAATATTTATAATATAAAAAATGAAATAAGTATTAATGGCTCAATTTTAGTGGCAAATCCTATACCGGAAGAATATGTAATATCCGAAGATGAAATGAAAAAATATTTGTCTATAGTGGAAAAAGAAATGGACGCGAAAAATATATCAGGAAAGGATGTCACACCTTATACATTGAAGCGTTTGGTTGAACTTTCAAAAGGAAAAACTCTTGAGGCTAATATAACTCTTCTGGAAAATAACGCAAAACTGGCATGTGATATTGCCAAAAGCCTGGTGAAGCTATGA
- a CDS encoding RNA polymerase factor sigma-54 — translation MKLRSETKLKYGLILTKKEKIYLEYLEKPIRDILKIHGENLINFQDVQIKYHEDLHTILIKDIPFLGLSDEEETIAEYIIYNIDHTGKLNVTPEEVAEKYSCDSKDVENIINMIYEFFAEQIRNFTYGDVADSFVPDAVIDDDLNVRITQAPLTSNEIVNDALKKRNETILRILFILVEVNRSFLIGKRKFPRRISMKNISNILDLSRSTVTRAIKNKYISTPRGIFPLSIFFGRKVHPAILKIAISEILKENPHATDNVIVEELRKMGIDVARRTVCKYRNMVSNQEV, via the coding sequence ATGAAATTACGTTCAGAAACAAAGCTTAAATATGGATTGATTTTAACGAAAAAGGAAAAAATTTATTTAGAATATCTCGAAAAGCCAATTAGAGATATTCTGAAAATTCATGGTGAAAATCTGATCAACTTTCAAGATGTTCAGATAAAATATCATGAAGATTTGCACACGATTCTTATTAAGGATATTCCATTTCTTGGTTTAAGTGATGAGGAAGAAACAATAGCAGAGTACATAATATACAACATAGATCACACAGGAAAGTTGAATGTTACACCGGAAGAAGTAGCTGAAAAATATTCCTGTGATAGCAAAGATGTCGAGAATATAATAAACATGATTTATGAATTTTTTGCCGAGCAAATACGTAATTTTACGTATGGTGATGTAGCTGATTCGTTTGTTCCTGATGCTGTAATTGACGATGACTTAAATGTCAGGATTACGCAGGCTCCATTGACTTCGAATGAAATAGTTAATGATGCATTAAAAAAGAGAAACGAAACAATTTTAAGGATACTTTTCATATTAGTTGAGGTTAATAGAAGTTTTTTGATTGGGAAACGCAAATTTCCCAGAAGGATTAGCATGAAAAATATTTCGAATATTTTAGACTTAAGCCGTTCAACTGTGACAAGGGCAATAAAAAATAAGTATATTTCTACTCCACGAGGGATCTTTCCATTAAGTATATTTTTTGGACGGAAAGTACATCCTGCGATTTTGAAAATAGCCATTTCTGAAATCTTAAAGGAAAATCCCCATGCAACAGATAATGTAATTGTGGAAGAATTGAGGAAAATGGGTATCGATGTTGCTCGTAGAACAGTATGTAAGTATAGAAACATGGTTAGCAATCAGGAGGTGTGA
- the yfcE gene encoding phosphodiesterase — translation MKLKVLVISDTHGSVTSWRKIENLAKEVDEIFHLGDVLYHGPRNPLPEGYSPGELAEELKKYNIKYIRGNCDADVDLKVLGLPEMPRQIIEFFGKYRFMMLHGEIVENDGVDLVEFARFHKVDVMLHGHTHIPSIMEKRGVIIANPGSLSLPKSKSSQSYMVLDVADFLKITIFTIEGNEVFSKVL, via the coding sequence GTGAAATTGAAAGTATTGGTGATTTCCGATACACATGGGTCTGTTACAAGCTGGAGAAAAATAGAAAATCTCGCAAAAGAGGTAGACGAAATTTTTCATCTGGGGGATGTACTTTATCATGGACCACGAAATCCTTTGCCAGAAGGTTATTCTCCAGGCGAACTTGCAGAAGAGTTGAAAAAGTACAACATAAAATACATTCGTGGTAATTGTGATGCAGATGTAGATTTGAAGGTTTTAGGATTACCTGAAATGCCAAGACAGATAATAGAATTTTTTGGAAAATATCGTTTTATGATGCTTCATGGAGAAATAGTGGAGAATGATGGGGTAGATCTTGTTGAATTTGCAAGATTTCATAAAGTTGATGTGATGTTGCATGGACATACACATATTCCGAGTATAATGGAAAAAAGAGGAGTTATAATAGCAAATCCCGGAAGCCTTTCGCTGCCTAAAAGTAAATCATCTCAAAGCTATATGGTGCTGGATGTAGCAGATTTTTTGAAGATAACTATTTTTACAATAGAAGGAAATGAGGTGTTTTCGAAAGTTTTATGA